DNA from Luteolibacter yonseiensis:
TCAAGCGCGACGACCGGCGTCCCCGCGTCACAGGCGGCTCGGACCTCTTCCGAAAACTGGAGGGGCAGCTTCATAGTCCGACTTCCCCCGAGACATAAATGGCCGCGGCTTCAAGTGCGGCGGAAAGCGCTTCCGCACGGGATCTGCCCGCGCGTTCCGAGACGATGTGCGAGGCAAGGAATGTGTCGCCCGCACCTGTGCAGCGCCCCGCTTTCACCTGGGGAGGATGATCCGTGATGACACCTTCTCCAGCAAGCGCGTCCGAGCAACCACGGGGGCCGTCGGTGATGATCGCACGCCGGGCACCGAGTGCCAGCATGCCATGCGCCGCGGTTTCGGAATCCGGGAACTTCTCGTGGCAGAGCAGGCCCGCTTCCTCCAGATTGACATAGAGCGTCGCACGCGGATGGGGGATCAACGAGCGGAGTCGCTCTGCTTTCCCCGGACTGGCCGGAGCGATGCAGAGGTTGGCGGCGGCGAAGAGCGGGGAGACGGCGATGTCCGCGAGCAGCTCTTCCGTTAGATTTCCATCCAGCGCGATCAGGCCGGACCAGGGATTCTCCGCGCTGCCGAGGCGGCCATCGGCAAGAGGCGTGAGAATGTCCCCACCGGAGGCTTCCAGAGAATGGGCGTCGGCGATCGCCGCGATGACACCGTTCACGTCCTCGATCGCCATGTAGCGGTCGGTCGGCAGCCCGGAGTCGCGATACACGTAGCGTGTGTCGATTTCCATTCCACCGCAGGCGGCGATCAGTTCGTCACCCACCGCATCCCGGCCGATGGCGGTGAGCAGGGTGGGCGCGAGGCCGAAGCGGCGCATGGTCATCGCCACATTCATCGCCACCCCCCCGGGAAGCCGCGTGATGCGTCCGCCGACATCCGAACCATGGCGCAT
Protein-coding regions in this window:
- a CDS encoding PfkB family carbohydrate kinase yields the protein MTLPNPSSPPDIICIGAVLWDIIGRAPVAMRHGSDVGGRITRLPGGVAMNVAMTMRRFGLAPTLLTAIGRDAVGDELIAACGGMEIDTRYVYRDSGLPTDRYMAIEDVNGVIAAIADAHSLEASGGDILTPLADGRLGSAENPWSGLIALDGNLTEELLADIAVSPLFAAANLCIAPASPGKAERLRSLIPHPRATLYVNLEEAGLLCHEKFPDSETAAHGMLALGARRAIITDGPRGCSDALAGEGVITDHPPQVKAGRCTGAGDTFLASHIVSERAGRSRAEALSAALEAAAIYVSGEVGL